The Pan troglodytes isolate AG18354 chromosome 1, NHGRI_mPanTro3-v2.0_pri, whole genome shotgun sequence genome includes a region encoding these proteins:
- the SPEN gene encoding msx2-interacting protein isoform X5, with the protein MNVDKFLIVCYLKKEVWGFESYSLSGTTCFQWNYFVWSLRFFFSCGSSKYHLTPLPIKKVDYPHKRGQNWGSYVHNSLPRFNWDYRSCFHTWKRASDNRERAYEHSAYGHHERGTGGFDRTRHYDQDYYRDPRERTLQHGLYYASRSRSPNRFDAHDPRYEPRAREQFTLPSVVHRDIYRDDITREVRGRRPERNYQHSRSRSPHSSQSRNQSPQRLASQASRPTRSPSGSGSRSRSSSSDSISSSSSTSSDSDSSSSSSDDSPARSVQSAAVPAPTSQLLSSLEKDEPRKSFGIKVQNLPVRSTDTSLKDGLFHEFKKFGKVTSVQIHGTSEERYGLVFFRQQEDQEKALTASKGKLFFGMQIEVTAWIGPETESENEFRPLDERIDEFHPKATRTLFIGNLEKTTTYHDLRNIFQRFGEIVDIDIKKVNGVPQYAFLQYCDIASVCKAIKKMDGEYLGNNRLKLGFGKSMPTNCVWLDGLSSNVSDQYLTRHFCRYGPVLKVVFDRLKGMALVLYNEIEYAQAAVKETKGRKIGGNKIKVDFANRESQLAFYHCMEKSGQDIRDFYEMLAERREERRASYDYNQDRTYYESVRTPGTYPEDSRRDYPARGREFYSEWETYQGDYYESRYYDDPREYRDYRNDPYEQDIREYSYRQRERERERERFESDRDRDHERRPIERSQSPVHLRRPQSPGASPSQAERLPSDSERRLYSRSSDRSGSCSSLSPPRYEKLDKSRLERYTKNEKTDKERTFDPERVERERRLIRKEKVEKDKTDKQKRKGKVHSPSSQSSETDQENEREQSPEKPRSCNKLSREKADKEGIAKNRLELMPCVVLTRVKEKEGKVIDHTPVEKLKAKLDNDTVKSSALDQKLQVSQTEPAKSDLSKLESVRMKVPKEKGLSSHVEVVEKEGRLKARKHLKPEQPADGVSAVDLEKLEARKRRFADSNLKAEKQKPEVKKSSPEMEDARMLSKKQPDVSSREVILLREGEAERKPVRKEILKRESKKIKLDRLNTVASPKDCQELASISVGSGSRPSSDLQARLGEPAGESVENQEVQSKKPIPSKPQLKQLQVLDDQGPEREDVRKNYCSLRDETPERKSGQEKSHSVNTEEKIGIDIDHTQSYRKQMEQSRRKQQMEMEIAKSEKFGSPKKDVDEYERRSLVHEVGKPPQDVTDDSPPSKKKRMDHVDFDICTKRERNYRSSRQISEDSERTGGSPSVRHGSFHEDEDPIGSPRLLSVKGSPKVDEKVLPYSNITVREESLKFNPYDSSRREQMADMAKIKLSVLNSEDELNRWDSQMKQDASRFDVSFPNSIIKRDSLRKRSVRDLEPGEVPSDSDEDGEHKSHSPRASALYESSRLSFLLRDREDKLRERDERLSSSLERNKFYSFALDKTITPDTKALLERAKSLSSSREENWSFLDWDSRFANFRNNKDKEKVDSAPRPIPSWYMKKKKIRTDSEGKMDDKKEDHKEEEQERQELFASRFLHSSIFEQDSKRLQHLERKEEDSDFISGRIYGKQTSEGANSTTDSIQEPVVLFHSRFMELTRMQQKEKEKDQKPKEVEKQEDTENHPKTPESAPENKDSELKTPPSVGPPSVTVVTLESAPSALEKTTGDKTVEAPLVTEEKTVEPATVSEEAKPASEPAPAPVEQLEQVDLPPGADPNKEAAVMPAGVEEGSSGDQPPYLDAKPPTPGASFSQAESNVDPEPDSTQPLSKPAQKSEEASEPKAEKPDATADAEPDANQKAEAAPESQPPASEDLEVDPPVAAKDKKPNKSKRSKTPVQAAAVSIVEKPVTRKSERIDREKLKRSNSPRGEAQKLLELKMEAEKITRTASKNSAADLEHPEPSLPLSRTRRRNVRSVYATMGDHENRSPVKEPVEQPRVTRKRLERELQEAAAVPTTPRRGRPPKTRRRADEEEENEAKEPAETLKPPEGWRSPRSQKTAAGGGPQGKKGKNEPKVDATRPEATTEVGPQIGVKESSMEPKAAEEEAGSEQKRDRKDAGTDKNPPETAPVEVVEKKPAPEKNSKSKRGRSRNSRLAVDKSASLKNVDAAVSPRGAAAQAGERESGVVAVSPEKSESPQKEDGLSSQLKSDPVDPDKEPEKEDVSASGPSPEATQLAKQMELEQAVEHIAKLAEASAAYKADAPEGLAPEDRDKPAHQASETELAAAIGSIINDISGEPENFPAPPPYPGESQTDLQPPAGAQALQPSEEGMETDEAVSGILETEAATESSRPPVNAPDPSAGPTDTKEARGNSSETSHSVPEAKGSKEVEVTLVRKDKGRQKTTRSRRKRNTNKKVVAPVESHVPESDQAQGESPAANEGTTVQHPEAPQEEKQSEKPHSTPPQSCTSDLSKIPPPENSSQEISVEERTPTKASVPSDLPPPPQPAPVDEEPQARFRVHSIIESDPVTPPSDPSIPIPTLPSVTAAKLSPPVASGGIPHQSPPTKVTEWITRQEEPRAQSTPSPALPPDTKASDVDTSSSTLRKILMDPKYVSATSVTSTSVTTAIAEPVSAAPCLHEAPPPPVDSKKPLEEKTAPPVTNNSETQASEVLVAADKEKVAPVIAPKITSVISRMPVSIDLENSQKITLAKPAPQTLTGLVSALTGLVNVSLVPVNALKGPVKGSVTTLKSLVSTPAGPVNVLKGPVNVLTGPVNVLTTPVNATVGTVNAAPGTVNAAASAVNATASAVTVTAGAVTAASGGVTATTGTVTMAGAVIAPSARCKQRASANENSRFHPGSMPVIDDRPADAGSGAGLRVNTSEGVVLLSYSGQKTEGPQRISAKISQIPPASAMDIEFQQSVSKSQVKPDSVTASQPPSKGPQAPAGYANVATHSTLVLTAQTYNASPVISSVKADRPSLEKPEPIHLSVSTPVTQGGTVKVLTQGINTPPVLVHNQLVLTPSIVTTNKKLADPVTLKIETKVLQPANLGSTLTPHHPPALSSKLPTEVNHVPSGPSIPADRTVSHLAAAKLDAHSPRPSGPGPSSFPRASHPSSTASTALSTNATVMLAAGIPVPQFISSIHPEQSVIMPPHSITQTVSLSHLSQGEVRMNTPTLPSITYSIRPEALHSPRAPLQPQQIEVRAPQRASTPQPAPAGVPALASQHPPEEEVHYHLPVARATAPVQSEVLVMQSEYRLHPYTVPRDVRIMVHPHVTAVSEQPRAADGVVKVPPASKAPQQPGKEAAKTPDAKAAPTPTPAPVPVPVPLPAAAPAPHGEARILTVTPSNQLQGLPLTPPVVVTHGVQIVHSSGELFQEYRYGDIRTYHPPAQLTHTQFPAASSVGLPSRTKTAAQGPPPEGEPLQPPQPVQSTQPAQPAPPCPPSQLGQPGQPPSSKMPQVSQEAKGTQTGVEQPRLPAGPANRPPEPHTQVQRAQAETGPTSFPSPVSVSMKPDLPVSLPTQTAPKQPLFVPTTSGPSTPPGLVLPHTEFQPTPKQDSSPHLTSQRPVDMVQLLKKYPIVWQGLLALKNDTAAVQLHFVSGNNVLAHRSLPLSEGGPPLRIAQRMRLEATQLEGVARRMTVETDYCLLLALPCGRDQEDVVSQTESLKAAFITYLQAKQAAGIINVPNPGSNQPAYVLQIFPPCEFSESHLSRLAPDLLASISNISPHLMIVIASV; encoded by the exons TGATTCCAGCAGTAGTTCAAGTGATGATTCTCCAGCTCGATCAGTTCAGTCTGCAGCAGTCCCAGCACCCACTTCCCAGTTGCTTTCATCTCTGGAAAAAGATGAGCCCCGTAAAAGTTTTGGGATCAAGGTCCAGAATCTTCCAGTACGCTCTACAG ATACAAGCCTTAAAGATGGCCTTTTCCATGAATTTAAGAAATTTGGAAAAGTAACTTCAGTGCAGATACATGGAACTTCAGAAGAGAGGTATGGTCTGGTATTCTTTCGGCAGCAAGAGGACCAAGAAAAAGCCTTGACTGCATCAAAAGGAAAACTTTTCTTTGGCATGCAGATTGAAGTAACAGCATGGATAGGTCCAG aaacagaaagtgaaaATGAATTTCGCCCCTTGGATGAAAGGATAGATGAATTTCACCCCAAAGCAACAAGAACTCTCTTTATTGGCAACCTTGAAAAAACCACTACTTACCATGACCTTCGCAACATCTTCCAGCGCTTTGGAGAAATTGTG GATATTGACATTAAGAAAGTAAATGGAGTTCCTCAGTATGCGTTTCTGCAATACTGTGATATTGCTAGCGTTTGTAAAGCTATTAAGAAGATGGATGGGGAATATCTTGGAAATAATCGCCTCAAG CTGGGTTTTGGAAAGAGCATGCCTACAAACTGCGTGTGGCTAGATGGGCTTTCTTCGAATGTGTCAGATCAGTATTTAACACGACATTTCTGCCGATATGGGCCTGTGTTAAAG gtGGTGTTTGACCGCTTAAAAGGCATGGCCCTGGTTCTCTACAATGAAATTGAATATGCACAAGCAGCTGTAAAAGAGACCAAAGGAAGGAAAATCGGTGGGAATAAAATTAAG gtggatTTTGCAAATCGGGAAAGTCAGCTGGCTTTTTATCACTGCATGGAGAAATCTGGTCAAGACATCAGAGACTTTTATGAAATGTTAGCCGAAAGAAG AGAGGAACGAAGGGCATCCTACGACTATAACCAAGATCGTACATATTATGAGAGTGTTCGAACTCCAGGCACTTATCCTGAGGATTCCAGGCGGGACTATCCAGCTCGAGGGAGAGAGTTTTATTCAGAATGGGAAACTTACCAAGGAGACTACTATGAATCACGATACTACGATGATCCTCGGGAATACAGGGATTACAGGAATGATCCTTATGAACAAGATATTAGGGAATATAGTTACAGGCAAAGGGAACGAGAAAGAGAACGTGAAAGATTTGAGTCTGACCGGGACAGAGACCATGAGAGGAGGCCAATTGAACGAAGTCAAAGTCCTGTTCACTTGCGACGTCCACAGAGTCCTGGAGCGTCTCCCTCTCAGGCAGAGAGGTTGCCGAGTGATTCTGAGAGGAGGCTTTACAGCCGATCCTCAGACCGGAGTGGAAGCTGTAGCTCACTCTCCCCTCCAAGATATGAGAAACTTGACAAATCTCGTTTGGAGCGctatacaaaaaatgaaaagacagataAAGAACGAACTTTTGATCCAGagagagtggagagagagagacgcTTAATACGGAAGGAAAAAGTGGAAAAGGACAAAACTGACAAGCAGAAACGCAAAGGAAAGGTTCACTCCCCTAGTTCTCAGTCTTCAGAAACGGACCAAGAAAATGAGCGAGAGCAAAGCCCTGAAAAGCCCAGGAGTTGTAATAAACTGAGCAGAGAGAAAGCTGACAAAGAGGGAATAGCGAAAAACCGCCTGGAACTCATGCCTTGCGTGGTTTTGACTCgagtgaaagagaaagagggaaaggtcATTGACCACACTCCtgtggaaaagttgaaagccAAGCTTGATAATGACACTGTCAAATCTTCTGCCCTGGACCAGAAACTTCAGGTCTCTCAGACGGAGCCTGCAAAATCTGACTTGTCTAAACTGGAATCAGTTAGAATGAAAGTACCAAAGGAAAAGGGGCTTTCAAGCCATGTTGAAGTGGTGGAGAAGGAAGGCAGGCTTAAAGCCAGGAAGCACCTCAAGCCTGAGCAGCCTGCAGATGGGGTAAGTGCTGTGGATCTGGAGAAGCTGGAAGCAAGGAAAAGGCGCTTTGCAGATTCcaatttaaaagcagaaaagcaaAAACCAGAGGTCAAGAAAAGCAGTCCAGAGATGGAGGATGCTCGCATGCTTTCAAAAAAGCAGCCTGACGTGTCCTCTAGAGAGGTCATTCTGCTGAGGGAAGGAGAGGCTGAAAGAAAGCCTGTGAGGAAAGAAATTCTTAAAAGAGaatctaaaaaaatcaaactggaCAGACTTAATACTGTTGCCAGCCCCAAAGACTGTCAGGAGCTTGCCAGTATTTCTGTTGGGTCTGGCTCAAGGCCCAGCTCAGACCTACAAGCAAGACTGGGAGAACCAGCAGGTGAATCTGTGGAAAATCAAGAAGTCCAATCAAAAAAGCCCATTCCCTCAAAACCACAACTCAAACAGCTGCAGGTATTAGATGATCAAGGACCAGAGAGAGAAGACGTTAGGAAAAACTATTGCAGTCTTCGTGATGAAACACCTGAACGTAAATCAGGCCAAGAGAAATCACATTCAgtaaatactgaagaaaaaattGGCATTGACATCGATCACACGCAGAGTTACCGAAAACAAATGGAACAGAGTCGTAGGAAACAGCAGATGGAAATGGAAATAGCCAAGTCTGAGAAGTTTGGCAGTCCTAAAAAAGATGTAGATGAATATGAAAGACGTAGCCTCGTTCACGAGGTAGGCAAACCCCCTCAAGATGTCACTGATGACTCTCCTCCtagcaaaaagaaaaggatggaTCATGTCGATTTTGATATCTGCACCAAGCGAGAACGGAATTACAGAAGTTCACGCCAAATCAGCGAAGATTCTGAAAGGACTGGTGGTTCTCCCAGTGTCCGACATGGTTCCTTCCATGAAGATGAGGATCCCATAGGCTCCCCTAGGCTACTGTCAGTAAAAGGGTCTCCTAAAGTAGATGAAAAAGTCCTCCCCTATTCTAACATAACAGTCAGGGAAGAGTCTTTAAAATTTAATCCTTATGATTCTAGCAGGAGAGAACAGATGGCAGATATGGCCAAAATAAAACTATCTGTCTTGAATTCTGAAGATGAACTAAATCGTTGGGACTCTCAGATGAAACAGGATGCCAGCAGATTTGATGTGAGTTTCCCAAACAGCATAATTAAGAGAGATAGCCTTCGAAAAAGGTCTGTACGAGATCTGGAACCTGGTGAGGTGCCTTCTGATTCTGACGAAGATGGTGAACACAAATCCCACTCACCCAGAGCCTCTGCATTATATGAAAGTTCTCGATTGTCTTTTTTATTGAGGGACAGAGAAGACAAGCTACGTGAGCGAGATGAAAGACTCTCTAGTTCTTTAGAAAGGAACAAATTTTACTCTTTTGCATTGGATAAGACAATCACACCAGACACTAAAGCTTTGCTTGAAAGAGCTAAATCCCTCTCTTCATCTCGTGAAGAAAATTGGTCTTTTCTTGATTGGGACTCCCGATTTGCAAATTTTCGAaacaacaaagataaagaaaaggttGACTCTGCTCCAAGACCTATTCCATCCTGGtacatgaaaaagaagaaaattaggaCTGATTCAGAAGGGAAAATGGATGATAAGAAAGAGGACCATAAAGAAGAAGAGCAAGAGAGGCAGGAATTGTTTGCTTCTCGTTTTTTACACAGCTCAATCTTTGAACAAGATTCCAAGCGATTGCAGCAtctagagagaaaagaggaagattCTGACTTCATTTCTGGTAGGATCTATGGGAAGCAGACATCTGAGGGAGCAAACAGCACAACTGATTCCATTCAAGAACCAGTAGTTCTGTTCCATAGCAGATTTATGGAGCTCACACGGatgcaacagaaagaaaaagaaaaagaccagaAACCCAAAGAGGTTGAGAAACAGGAAGATACAGAGAATCATCCCAAGACCCCAGAATCTGCTCCTGAGAATAAAGATTCAGAACTGAAAACTCCACCTTCCGTTGGGCCTCCAAGTGTCACAGTCGTAACTCTAGAATCAGCCCCATCAGCACTAGAGAAGACCACTGGTGACAAAACGGTAGAGGCACCTTTGGTAACAGAAGAGAAGACTGTGGAGCCAGCTACCGTCTCAGAAGAAGCAAAGCCTGCATCTGAACCTGCTCCTGCCCCTGTGGAACAGCTGGAACAAGTAGACCTGCCCCCAGGAGCAGACCCCAATAAAGAAGCTGCCGTGATGCCTGCGGGTGTTGAGGAAGGTTCATCAGGTGACCAGCCGCCTTATCTGGATGCCAAGCCTCCAACTCCCGGGGCCTCGTTTTCCCAGGCAGAGAGCAACGTAGATCCAGAGCCTGACAGTACCCAGCCACTTTCAAAACCAGCTCAGAAGTCtgaggaagccagtgagccaaAGGCCGAAAAGCCAGACGCCACTGCAGATGCTGAGCCTGATGCAAACCAGAAAGCCGAAGCTGCACCTGAGTCTCAGCCCCCAGCTTCTGAAGATTTAGAGGTTGATCCTCCAGTTGCTGCAAAGgataaaaagccaaacaaaagcAAGCGTTCAAAGACCCCTGTTCAGGCAGCTGCAGTGAGTATCGTGGAGAAGCCCGTCACAAGGAAGAGTGAGAGGATAGACCGGGAAAAACTCAAGCGGTCCAATTCTCCTCGGGGAGAAGCACAGAAGCTTTTGGAattgaagatggaggcagagaagaTTACAAGGACTGCTTCTAAAAACTCTGCTGCAGACCTTGAACATCCCGAACCAAGTTTGCCTCTCAGCCGAACAAGGCGCCGGAATGTAAGGAGCGTCTATGCAACCATGGGTGACCATGAAAACCGCTCGCCTGTCAAAGAGCCCGTTGAGCAACCAAGAGTGACCAGAAAGAGATTGGAGCGAGAGCTTCAGGAGGCTGCAGCGGTTCCCACCACCCCTCGGAGGGGAAGGCCTCCAAAGACACGCCGGCGAGCCGATGAAGAGGAGGAGAACGAGGCCAAGGAACCTGCAGAAACACTCAAGCCACCTGAGGGATGGCGGTCGCCAAGGTCCCAGAAAACTGCAGCTGGTGGTGGACCCcaagggaaaaagggaaaaaatgaaccGAAGGTGGATGCTACACGTCCTGAGGCCACCACTGAGGTGGGCCCCCAAATAGGCGTGAAAGAGAGCTCCATGGAACCCAAGGCTGctgaggaggaggcagggagtgaACAGAAACGTGACAGAAAAGATGCTGGCACAGACAAAAACCCCCCTGAAACCGCCCCTGTTGAAGTTGTAGAGAAAAAACCGGCCCCTGAAAAAAACTCCAAATCAAAGAGAGGAAGATCTCGAAACTCCAGGTTAGCAGTGGACAAATCTGCAAGTCTGAAAAATGTGGATGCTGCTGTCAGTCCCAGGGGGGCTGCAGCACAGGCAGGGGAGAGGGAATCTGGGGTGGTGGCAGTCTCCCCTGAGAAAAGTGAGAGTCCCCAAAAGGAGGATGGTTTATCATCCCAATTGAAAAGTGATCCAGTTGATCCAGACAAGGAACCAGAGAAAGAAGACGTGTCTGCCTCTGGGCCATCCCCAGAAGCCACCCAGTTAGCCAAGCAGATGGAGCTGGAGCAGGCCGTGGAACACATCGCAAAGCTCGCCGAGGCCTCTGCCGCCTATAAGGCAGATGCACCAGAGGGCCTTGCCCCAGAGGACAGGGACAAGCCTGCACACCAAGCAAGTGAAACAGAGCTGGCTGCGGCCATCGGCTCCATCATCAATGACATTTCTGGGGAGCCAGAAAACTTCCCAGCACCTCCACCTTATCCTGGAGAATCCCAGACAGATTTGCAACCCCCCGCAGGTGCACAGGCACTGCAGCCTTCTGAGGAAGGAATGGAGACAGATGAGGCTGTATCTGGCATCCTGGAAACTGAGGCTGCTACAGAATCTTCTAGGCCTCCAGTCAATGCTCCTGACCCCTCAGCAGGCCCAACAGATACCAAGGAAGCCAGAGGAAATAGCAGTGAAACCTCACACTCAGTGCCAGAAGCCAAAGGGTCTAAAGAAGTGGAAGTCACTCTTGTTCGGAAAGACAAAGGGCGCCAGAAAACAACCCGATCACGCCGCAAGCGAAACACAAACAAGAAAGTGGTGGCTCCTGTAGAGAGCCATGTCCCTGAATCCGACCAAGCTCAAGGTGAGAGTCCTGCTGCAAATGAGGGGACAACAGTACAGCACCCCGAAGCCCCACAGGAAGAAAAGCAGAGTGAGAAACCCCATTCCACTCCTCCTCAGTCATGTACTTCCGACCTAAGCAAGATTCCCCCCCCAGAGAATTCGTCCCAAGAAATCAGTGTTGAGGAAAGGACTCCAACCAAAGCATCTGTGCCCTCAGaccttcccccacctccccagccagCACCGGTGGATGAGGAGCCTCAAGCCAGGTTCAGGGTGCATTCCATCATTGAAAGTGACCCGGTGACCCCACCCAGCGATCCAAGCATCCCCATACCCACACTGCCTTCTGTAACTGCAGCAAAGCTCTCACCTCCTGTCGCCTCTGGGGGGATCCCACACCAGAGCCCCCCTACTAAGGTGACAGAGTGGATCACAAGGCAGGAGGAGCCACGGGCTCAGTCCACTCCATCTCCAGCTCTTCCCCCAGACACAAAGGCCTCTGATGTTGACACCAGCTCCAGCACCCTGAGGAAGATTCTCATGGACCCCAAGTATGTGTCTGCCACAAGTGTCACTTCCACAAGTGTCACCACAGCCATTGCAGAGCCTGTCAGTGCTGCCCCTTGCCTACATGAGGCCCCGCCCCCTCCAGTTGACTCTAAAAAGCCTTTAGAAGAAAAAACAGCACCTCCAGTGACAAACAACTCTGAGACACAAGCCTCGGAGGTGCTGGTAGCTGCTGACAAGGAAAAGGTGGCTCCAGTCATTGCTCCCAAAATTACCTCTGTTATTAGCCGGATGCCTGTCAGCATTGATCTGGAAAATTCACAGAAGATAACCTTGGCAAAACCAGCTCCTCAAACCCTCACTGGTCTGGTGAGCGCACTCACTGGCCTGGTGAACGTCTCCCTGGTCCCGGTGAATGCCCTGAAAGGCCCCGTGAAGGGCTCAGTGACCACACTGAAAAGTTTGGTGAGCACCCCTGCTGGGCCCGTGAATGTCCTGAAAGGGCCTGTGAATGTTCTTACAGGGCCAGTGAATGTTCTCACCACTCCAGTGAACGCCACGGTGGGCACAGTGAACGCCGCCCCAGGCACAGTCAATGCCGCTGCGAGTGCAGTGAATGCCACAGCAAGTGCAGTGACCGTCACAGCGGGTGCGGTTACTGCTGCATCTGGTGGTGTAACGGCCACAACAGGCACGGTGACAATGGCAGGGGCAGTGATTGCGCCATCAGCAAGGTGCAAACAGAGAGCGAGTGCTAATGAAAACAGTCGGTTCCACCCAGGGTCCATGCCTGTGATCGACGATCGTCCGGCAGACGCGGGCTCAGGGGCGGGGCTGCGTGTGAACACTTCTGAAGGGGTTGTGCTCCTGAGTTACTCAGGGCAGAAGACCGAAGGCCCACAGCGGATCAGCGCCAAGATCAGCCAGATCCCCCCGGCCAGTGCAATGGACATTGAATTTCAGCAGTCGGTGTCCAAGTCCCAGGTCAAACCTGATTCTGTCACAGCATCGCAGCCTCCATCCAAAGGCCCTCAAGCTCCTGCAGGCTATGCGAACGTGGCCACCCATTCCACGTTGGTACTGACCGCCCAGACATATAACGCCTCTCCTGTGATTTCGTCTGTGAAGGCCGATAGGCCATCCTTGGAGAAGCCCGAGCCCATTCACCTCTCGGTGTCCACGCCTGTCACCCAGGGAGGCACGGTGAAGGTTCTCACCCAGGGGATCAACACACCGCCTGTGCTGGTTCACAACCAGCTGGTCCTCACCCCAAGCATTGTCACCACAAACAAGAAGCTTGCTGACCCCGTCACCCTTAAAATCGAGACCAAGGTCCTTCAGCCGGCCAACCTGGGGTCCACGCTCACGCCCCACCACCCTCCTGCTCTTTCCAGCAAACTGCCTACAGAAGTCAACCATGTCCCCTCGGGGCCCAGCATCCCAGCAGATCGAACTGTCTCCCATTTGGCAGCTGCAAAGCTAGACGCTCATTCTCCTCGACCAAGTGGACCCGGGCCATCCTCATTCCCAAGGGCAAGCCACCCCAGCAGTACTGCATCTACGGCGCTCTCCACCAACGCCACAGTCATGCTGGCTGCAGGCATCCCAGTGCCCCAGTTCATCTCCAGCATCCACCCAGAGCAGTCTGTCATCATGCCACCCCACAGCATCACCCAGACTGTGTCCCTGAGCCACCTCTCCCAGGGCGAGGTGAGAATGAACACTCCCACGCTGCCCAGTATCACCTACAGCATCCGGCCAGAAGCGCTTCACTCTCCTCGGGCTCCGCTGCAGCCCCAGCAAATAGAGGTCAGGGCCCCACAGCGTGCCAGCACCCCGCAGCCAGCCCCAGCTGGTGTGCCTGCACTGGCCTCCCAGCACCCTCCCGAGGAGGAAGTGCATTATCACCTTCCTGTCGCTCGAGCCACAGCCCCTGTGCAGTCAGAGGTACTAGTCATGCAGTCTGAGTACCGACTGCACCCCTATACTGTGCCACGGGATGTGAGGATCATGGTGCATCCACATGTGACGGCAGTCAGCGAGCAGCCCAGGGCCGCGGATGGGGTGGTGAAGGTGCCACCAGCCAGCAAGGCCCCTCAGCAGCCAGGGAAGGAAGCTGCCAAGACACCAGATGCCAaagctgcccccacccccacccctgcccccgtccctgtccctgtccccctTCCTGCCGCTGCTCCTGCCCCTCATGGTGAGGCCCGTATCCTCACAGTTACCCCCAGTAACCAACTCCAGGGGCTGCCTCTGACCCCTCCTGTGGTGGTGACCCATGGGGTGCAGATTGTGCACTCCAGCGGGGAGCTGTTTCAAGAGTACCGGTACGGCGACATCCGCACCTACCACCCCCCGGCCCAGCTCACACACACTCAGTTTCCCGCCGCTTCCTCTGTTGGCCTGCCTTCCCGGACCAAGACAGCTGCTCAG GGCCCTCCTCCTGAAGGTGAGCCCCTGCAGCCTCCTCAGCCTGTGCAGTCCACACAGCCTGCCCAGCCTGCACCACCCTGCCCGCCCTCCCAGCTCGGCCAGCCCGGCCAGCCACCAAGCAGCAAGATGCCTCAAGTGTCCCAGGAGGCAAAGGGGACCCAGACGGGAGTAGAGCAGCCTCGCCTCCCAGCTGGACCTGCAAACAGGCCACCTGAGCCTCACACCCAGGTTCAGAGGGCACAAGCGGAAACAGGCCCgacttccttcccctcccctgtgTCTGTCTCCATGAAGCCTGACCTTCCAGTCTCTCTTCCCACTCAGACTGCCCCAAAACAGCCGTTGTTTGTCCCAACAACCTCTGGCCCCAGCACCCCACCAGGACTGGTTCTGCCACACACTGAATTCCAGCCAACCCCCAAACAAGATTCCTCTCCACACCTGACTTCCCAGAGACCCGTGGATATGGTTCAACTTCTGAAG AAGTACCCCATCGTGTGGCAGGGCCTGCTGGCCCTCAAGAATGACACAGCTGCTGTGCAGCTCCACTTCGTCTCTGGCAACAACGTCCTGGCCCATCGGTCCCTGCCCCTTTCTGAAGGAGGGCCCCCACTAAGGATCGCCCAGAGGATGCGGCTGGAGGCAACGCAGCTGGAAGGGGTTGCCCGAAGGATGACG GTGGAGACAGATTACTGTCTGCTGCTGGCTCTGCCCTGTGGCCGTGACCAAGAGGATGTTGTGAGCCAGACCGAGTCCCTCAAGGCTGCCTTCATCACTTACCTGCAGGCCAAGCAGGCGGCAGGGATCATCAACGTTCCCAACCCTGGCTCCAATCAG CCTGCCTACGTGCTGCAGATCTTCCCGCCCTGTGAGTTCTCTGAGAGTCACCTGTCCCGCCTGGCCCCTGACCTCCTTGCCAGCATCTCCAACATCTCTCCCCACCTCATGATTGTCATTGCCTCCGTGTGA